The Microcella flavibacter DNA segment ACCGAGATGCCGATGTTCCCGCTCGGATCCGTGCTGTTCCCGGCGATGCCGACCGCCCTGCGCATCTTCGAGGAGCGCTACATCGTCATGCTCTCGGCGGTGCTGCAGGACGACCCCTCCCGCTTCGGCATCGTGCTCATCGAGCGCGGCAGCGAGGTCGGCGGCGGCGAGCACCGGTTCCCCATCGGCACCATCGCCGAGATCAGCCAGATGGAGGCGAGCGAGGGCTTCATCGGCCTCATCGCCCAGGGCGGCAGGCGCATCGAGGTCGTCGACTGGCTGCCCGACGACCCCTACCCGCGCGCCGAGGTGCGCGAGGTGCCCGACCTCGAATGGCGCGAGGAGCTGCGACCGCTGTTCGTCGAGGCCGAGCATCTCGTGCGGCGCACGCTCGCCCAGGCGAGCGAGTTCGTCGAGCAGCAGTGGGGCGCCGACATCGAGCTCGCTGACGACCCCCACGACGCCCTCTGGCAGCTGGCGGGCATCGCCCCGCTCGGTCCGCTCGACCAGGTGAGGCTGCTGCGGGCGACCGACCCCGAGCAGCTGCTGCGCGACCTCATCGAGCTGACGACGGGCGCCGCCGAGATGCTCACCGTGCGCTGGGACGATGACGACGACTTCCCGCGGCCGGAGGACTTCGCCGACGCGGAGCCCGCCGCGGACGAGGAGCCCGCGGACGAGGAGCCCGCCGCCGAGGCGACCGTCGACGACGACGAGCCCGCGGCACCCGAGGCCGACAACCGCGACGACGGCACCCCCGGCGACCCGACCCCGCCGCGATAGCCTGACCGCGTGATCGTCGCCCTCCCCATCCCGACCGACCCCGGCACCGCCGCGGCGGCCGGGCCGATCTTCGGCCTCATGGCGCTCACGACCGTGGGCGTGCTCATCTGGCAGGCCGTGCGGTACATCCGCGAGAACCGCGACGACGACGAGGGCTGAGCTCAGCCGCGCCCTCGCGCGATCCAGGCCTCGACCTCGTCCGCCGTGCGCGGGATGCCCGCCGACAGGTTCTCGGCGCCGTCGGTCGTGACGACGATGTCGTCCTCGATGCGCACGCCGATGCCCCGGTACTCCTCGGGCACGGTGAGGTCGTCGGGCTGGAAGTACAGGCCCGGCTCGATCGTGAAGACCATGCCCTCCTCCAGCACGCCGTCGATGTAGAGATCGCGGCGGGCCTGCGCGCAGTCGTGCACGTCGATCCCGAGGTGGTGCGAGGTGCCGTGCACCATGTACCGGCGGTGGTAGCCAGCCTCGGGCTTCAGGCTCTCCTCGGCGCTCACCGGCAGCAGCCCCCACTCGGCGGTGCGGGCGGCGATGACCTCCATGGCGGCGGCGTGGATCTCGCGGAACCGGATGCCCGGCCGCACGATCGCGAAGGCCGCGTCGGCCGCCTCGCGCACGGCCTCGTACACCCGGCGCTGCACCTCGGTGAAGGTGCCGCTCACCGGCAGCGTGCGGGTGATGTCGGCGGTGTAGTAGCTGTCGAGCTCGACGCCCGCGTCGATGAGGATGAGGTCGCCCGGCAGCACGGGGCCGTCGTTGCGGGTCCAGTGCAGGATGCAGGCGTGCGGGCCGCTCGCCGCGATCGTGTCGTAGCCGACGGTGTTGCCCTCAGCGCGGGCGCGGCGGTTGAAGGTGCCCTCGACGAGGCGCTCGCCGCGGGGGTGCTCGACGATCGCGGCGAGGTCGGCGACGACGTCGTCGAAGCCCTGCGCGGTCGCCTCGACGGCGAGGCGCATCTGCTCGAGCTCCCAGGAGTCCTTGACGAGTCGCAGCTCGCTCGCGTCGCGCGCGAGCTGGGCGTCGCGCGCGGTGTCGACCACGGCGGTCGCGGGCAGGTCGGCGCCCTCCGGGGTGGCGACGCTGAGCCGCTGGGCGTCGATGCGGGCGGTGAGCGCGGGGTCGGCCTCGCGCACGAGCACCGTCTCGGTCTCGCCCGCGGCGTCGAGTGCGGCATCCAGCTCGCCGAGGCCCCGCGTCAGGATCGCGAGGTCGGCAGCGACCTCGTCGGCCGAGGGGCGCGCGCCCGTCCAGAACTCGCCGATCTCGGGGTTCGCGTAGAACTCGTCCGAGTCGCGGCCGGCGGCCTCGCGGAAGAACAGCACGGCGTCGTGCCCGCCCGCGGCGCCGGGGGTCATGACGAGCACGCTGCCGGGCACGGTGTCGCTGCCCCAGCCGGTGAGGTGGGCGAAGGCGGAGTGCGCGCGGTACGGGTAGTCGGTGTCGTTGGAGCGCTGCTTGGCGGGGCCGGCGGGGATCACGAGCCGAGCATCCGGGAACAGGGCCGAGAGGGCGGCGCGGCGCTCGGCGGCGAGGGCGGCCTGCGGGCGGGCGGCGCCGCCGCGGGAGGGGCGCTCGGCCCAGCCCTGCGAGATGTAGGTCTTGAAGGCGTCCGAGCCGGGGGTCGTCGAGCGGTTCGCCGTCGCGCGGGGGGCGTCCTTCGCGTCGGTCACCGCGGGGGCGTCCGTCTCGGTGGTGGGGGCGGCGGCGCCGGTCGTGTCGGCGCTCGTCAGATCTGCATCGGTCGTGTCAGCCATGCCCTCCATCCTCGCACTCCGCCGTGCCGCGCGCAGGGGGCGGGGCGGGATGCCCGGCCGACGCCCGCCTAGAGGACGACCCGCGCGACCACGGGCCGGTGGTCGCTGCCTGCGTCATCGCGCGTCGTGATCACATCAAAGTCGAGCACCGCGATGTCAGGAGTGGTGACAACGTGATTGATCGGCGCGCCGAGGATCGGCGGGAGCGACGTCGGCCATGTCCCCACCGCTCCGCTGCCGGCGACGACCGCGGCATCGACGCAGGCCCCCAGAGCAGGTCCCCCCGGCGTCGCCGTGAAGTGGTCGACAGTCGCATTGAAGTCGCCTGCCATGATGACCCGCTCGCCCTGGCACCGGTCATCCAGCCACGCGAGATCCTCTCGCCAGCGGGGAAGTTCAGCCGGGACGGGTGAGACGGGATGTACGCCGATGACCGTCGGTCCATCGTGGCCGAGTGGCCGGAGCACGACACTCGGAAGCACGGCAGTGTTCCCGACCGTGCGATCGATCTCGTACTCGCCGATCGCCGCCGAGACCAGCACGCTCGTCGAGCGAGCTTTCGCGATCTGGTCGAAGGCGACCGTGTACACCCACATGGGGCGGCCCGACTCGCGCAGCTGGACTGCCGCAGACTCCGCAGTCTCCGCGCTCGTCTCGGGCAGGACGACGATGTCGGCCTGCTTCTCTGCGACCAGACGGGCGATCCCGTCGGCGCCGGGAGCGTCCCCGAGCGTGTTCCACGAGAGCACAGTGATCTCACCCTCGACCGGAGAGGGAGACACGTCATTGCCGAAGCCGCGGCTCGCGAGCACGGCGGCGTTGACGGCGGTGAACGCGAGCGCCATGACGGCGAGCGAGGCGAAGAACCGCCGTCCGCCGCGCCACAGGATGGCGACGATGGCGAAGACGAGCGCGCCGAGCACCGCGATGACCGAGGTGAGGCCGCGCAGCGCCACGACCTGCGCCACGATCGGCGCCCCGGCCAGGTCGAACAGGCTCGGCCAGGCCAGCACCAGCAGCACGAGACCGATGGCCACGAGCACGGCGGCGGCGAGCACTCGGACGATAACCATGACCCGGCGAGCCTACAAGCGCGGCCCTATGGCTCCGGTGCGCGCATGCCCTGCGAGTGCAGCCGACGCGGGGCGATGCCCAGGCAGCGCTCCGTACCCTGAGCTCCTGGCCGCGTGCCCGTCGGGCGGTCCCCTCGACGGGCGCCGGTCGCCTCCCGGGGGCCGAGGCCCGGCTTCGGGTCGCGCCGTCGGCGCGATCGTGCGGGTAGATGCCGCTGCCGGCCCGCGCCGGGCATCCAGCCCCTCGCCTCTAGGCTGACGGCATGACCGCGCCCGCCATCGACCTGCACTGCCACAGCAGCGTCTCCGACGGCACGGAGACCCCGACGCAGCTCGTCCGCGCGGCGGTCGCCGCGGGCCTCGACACCATGGCCATCACCGACCACGACTCGACGGCGGGCTGGGACGAGGCGCTCACGGCGGCGCGCGGCACGGGCCTGCAGATCATCCGCGGCATGGAGCTGTCGACGCGGCACGAGTGGCGCAGCGTGCACGTGCTCGGCTACCTCTTCGATCCGCACGACCAGCGGCTGCTGACCGAGACGGGGCGCATCCGCGACGACCGGCTCAACCGCGCCGAGCGCATGGTGACGCGCATCGCCGAGGACTACGACGTGACCTGGAGCGATGTGCTGGCGCAGTCGGGCGGCGTCTCGATCGGCCGGCCGCACA contains these protein-coding regions:
- a CDS encoding LON peptidase substrate-binding domain-containing protein — protein: MTEMPMFPLGSVLFPAMPTALRIFEERYIVMLSAVLQDDPSRFGIVLIERGSEVGGGEHRFPIGTIAEISQMEASEGFIGLIAQGGRRIEVVDWLPDDPYPRAEVREVPDLEWREELRPLFVEAEHLVRRTLAQASEFVEQQWGADIELADDPHDALWQLAGIAPLGPLDQVRLLRATDPEQLLRDLIELTTGAAEMLTVRWDDDDDFPRPEDFADAEPAADEEPADEEPAAEATVDDDEPAAPEADNRDDGTPGDPTPPR
- a CDS encoding aminopeptidase P family protein — its product is MADTTDADLTSADTTGAAAPTTETDAPAVTDAKDAPRATANRSTTPGSDAFKTYISQGWAERPSRGGAARPQAALAAERRAALSALFPDARLVIPAGPAKQRSNDTDYPYRAHSAFAHLTGWGSDTVPGSVLVMTPGAAGGHDAVLFFREAAGRDSDEFYANPEIGEFWTGARPSADEVAADLAILTRGLGELDAALDAAGETETVLVREADPALTARIDAQRLSVATPEGADLPATAVVDTARDAQLARDASELRLVKDSWELEQMRLAVEATAQGFDDVVADLAAIVEHPRGERLVEGTFNRRARAEGNTVGYDTIAASGPHACILHWTRNDGPVLPGDLILIDAGVELDSYYTADITRTLPVSGTFTEVQRRVYEAVREAADAAFAIVRPGIRFREIHAAAMEVIAARTAEWGLLPVSAEESLKPEAGYHRRYMVHGTSHHLGIDVHDCAQARRDLYIDGVLEEGMVFTIEPGLYFQPDDLTVPEEYRGIGVRIEDDIVVTTDGAENLSAGIPRTADEVEAWIARGRG
- a CDS encoding endonuclease/exonuclease/phosphatase family protein: MVIVRVLAAAVLVAIGLVLLVLAWPSLFDLAGAPIVAQVVALRGLTSVIAVLGALVFAIVAILWRGGRRFFASLAVMALAFTAVNAAVLASRGFGNDVSPSPVEGEITVLSWNTLGDAPGADGIARLVAEKQADIVVLPETSAETAESAAVQLRESGRPMWVYTVAFDQIAKARSTSVLVSAAIGEYEIDRTVGNTAVLPSVVLRPLGHDGPTVIGVHPVSPVPAELPRWREDLAWLDDRCQGERVIMAGDFNATVDHFTATPGGPALGACVDAAVVAGSGAVGTWPTSLPPILGAPINHVVTTPDIAVLDFDVITTRDDAGSDHRPVVARVVL